The following coding sequences lie in one Mucilaginibacter sp. KACC 22773 genomic window:
- a CDS encoding DUF6364 family protein gives MESTKLTLSVKSDSVPRIKEYAKRKHTSVSKLVQEYFDKIEEQEKKEDPLIEKYKNTEIPEWIQSLTGILKGKYPEDMDYKDMKYEYFKEKYDL, from the coding sequence ATGGAAAGTACAAAGCTAACCTTGAGTGTTAAATCAGATTCTGTGCCCCGCATAAAAGAATATGCGAAACGCAAGCATACAAGTGTTTCTAAGTTGGTGCAGGAATATTTTGATAAAATAGAGGAACAAGAAAAAAAAGAAGACCCTTTAATAGAAAAATACAAAAACACAGAAATCCCCGAGTGGATTCAAAGTTTAACGGGTATTTTAAAAGGAAAATATCCCGAGGACATGGATTACAAGGATATGAAGTACGAATATTTTAAAGAAAAATATGATCTATAA
- a CDS encoding DUF5686 family protein has product MRIHLLLIFTVLCAVTASAQQYVLSGRITNSKSEVIPFTSVYIRNSTYGTTANENGLYEFKLAPGIYNLTYRFVGFNEKTISVTIADHDETLNVQLDDEVFGTERVAAIYRKNHDVADTIMKQVIKKRKYYLDEATSYSCAVYIKGVQKLLSAPKSLLSKEVIRTLDLDSMGRGILYQQESLSNYNFQSPDKIREVTIANRIAGINTAFSYNKASDLQVNFYKNVFSINGLSARGFVSPLASNALTFYRYKLLGVSNENGRVINKIQVIPRRAHGQYFQGDIYIVDGEWRLYSADLYLTKGVNNLNLVDTLKITQQYVAITDSIWMPAAVQYNFKGQVFGFKFGGYYEAIYNNYKVNPTFPDHFFTGEVLNVDTVANAKNAEYWASVRPVPLTPREARDYQKKDSIAAHKQTKQYLDTLQHTKNHINYPGYLIFGYYASSRNNKDSLWVYPFIQTFYYNTVEGFGINAKVRYTKKIDDFHSFSITPALRYGFSNKVFSANIYSDYKNDPFHNAKFFTGFGSDVLDLNNVGTRSLYFNTLSTLLSENNYVKYYRTHYGLFGYQREVTNGVLLSGSLSYASRSQLYNTSYSHIKDVKNREFTSNNPLAPAGAPADDHSFLFPENQALTFATSATFTFDQEYVTRPTGKFNLPSKYPTLTLNYRKGINNLLGSDVNYDFTSVDVSQYKIRVGLTGFSSFKLTAGGFFNDKTLYYMDYNHFLGNQGTTFDPTYVGSFHFLPFYTYSTNGAFLEAHFQHNFAGSIFDKIPLLRKAKLEEIIGANYLTTKANRDYTEFYVGVQRLIFRVDYGVSYMGNKKYIQGFRIFYGIR; this is encoded by the coding sequence ATGAGAATACACTTACTATTGATTTTTACTGTTTTATGTGCCGTTACAGCGTCGGCACAGCAGTATGTTTTGTCGGGCAGGATCACCAACTCCAAAAGCGAAGTAATTCCTTTTACATCGGTGTATATCCGCAACTCTACTTATGGCACCACAGCCAATGAAAACGGATTATATGAGTTTAAGCTTGCTCCCGGCATCTATAATTTAACTTATCGCTTTGTTGGATTTAACGAAAAGACGATTAGCGTAACCATAGCCGATCATGACGAAACCCTAAACGTACAATTAGACGATGAGGTTTTCGGTACCGAACGGGTAGCTGCCATATACCGCAAAAATCACGATGTTGCCGATACCATCATGAAACAGGTTATCAAAAAACGAAAATATTACCTGGATGAAGCTACTTCATATTCCTGTGCAGTTTATATTAAAGGAGTTCAAAAACTATTGAGCGCCCCAAAATCATTATTATCAAAAGAGGTTATCCGTACGCTCGATCTCGATTCGATGGGCCGCGGTATTCTTTACCAGCAGGAATCGCTATCCAACTATAACTTTCAATCGCCCGATAAAATCAGGGAAGTTACCATTGCCAACAGAATAGCGGGTATAAACACAGCTTTCAGCTACAATAAGGCATCTGATTTACAGGTAAATTTTTACAAAAATGTATTCAGCATTAATGGCTTAAGCGCCCGTGGCTTTGTATCGCCCCTGGCATCCAATGCGTTAACATTTTACAGGTATAAGTTACTTGGTGTATCTAACGAAAATGGCCGGGTGATAAATAAAATTCAGGTTATTCCGCGCCGCGCCCACGGCCAGTATTTTCAGGGTGATATTTATATAGTAGATGGCGAATGGCGGTTGTATAGTGCCGATTTGTACCTGACAAAAGGCGTAAATAACCTTAACCTGGTAGATACCTTAAAAATTACCCAGCAATATGTAGCTATAACCGATAGTATCTGGATGCCGGCGGCGGTACAATATAATTTTAAAGGGCAGGTGTTTGGTTTTAAGTTTGGCGGTTATTATGAGGCGATATACAACAACTATAAAGTTAACCCCACCTTTCCTGATCACTTTTTTACCGGCGAAGTGCTAAATGTGGATACTGTTGCAAATGCTAAAAATGCCGAATACTGGGCATCTGTGCGACCGGTTCCGTTAACACCAAGGGAAGCGCGGGATTATCAGAAAAAAGATAGCATAGCAGCACATAAGCAAACCAAACAATACCTGGATACGTTGCAACATACCAAAAACCATATTAACTACCCCGGTTATTTGATATTTGGATATTATGCAAGCAGCCGCAATAATAAAGACTCGCTGTGGGTATATCCGTTTATACAAACATTTTATTACAACACAGTAGAGGGTTTTGGCATAAACGCCAAGGTTAGGTATACCAAAAAAATTGACGATTTCCATTCCTTTAGTATAACGCCTGCCCTGCGCTATGGCTTTTCAAACAAAGTTTTTAGCGCCAATATTTATTCCGATTATAAAAATGACCCGTTCCATAACGCTAAATTCTTTACCGGCTTTGGCAGCGATGTGCTGGACCTGAATAACGTAGGGACACGATCGCTGTACTTCAATACATTAAGCACCTTACTGAGCGAGAATAACTATGTAAAATATTATCGCACTCATTACGGATTGTTCGGCTACCAGCGAGAGGTGACCAATGGTGTATTACTATCGGGCAGCTTATCATACGCCAGCCGTAGCCAGCTTTACAACACATCGTACTCACATATAAAAGATGTTAAAAACAGGGAGTTTACATCAAATAATCCGCTGGCCCCAGCGGGCGCACCAGCCGATGATCATTCTTTTTTATTTCCTGAAAACCAGGCTTTGACCTTTGCGACTTCGGCCACTTTCACATTTGACCAGGAGTATGTAACCAGGCCAACCGGCAAGTTTAACCTGCCATCAAAATATCCTACTTTAACGTTAAACTACCGCAAGGGTATAAATAATTTATTAGGCTCCGATGTTAATTATGATTTTACATCCGTTGATGTATCGCAGTATAAGATACGGGTGGGACTAACAGGCTTTTCTTCTTTTAAATTAACTGCAGGCGGTTTTTTTAATGATAAAACCCTGTACTACATGGATTACAACCACTTTTTAGGTAACCAGGGAACTACCTTCGATCCTACTTATGTAGGCAGTTTTCACTTTTTACCTTTTTATACTTACAGTACTAACGGCGCTTTCCTTGAAGCCCACTTCCAGCACAATTTTGCCGGTTCAATCTTCGATAAGATCCCACTGCTCAGGAAGGCCAAGCTGGAAGAAATTATCGGCGCCAACTACCTTACCACCAAAGCCAATCGCGATTACACAGAATTTTACGTCGGTGTACAACGGCTTATTTTCAGGGTTGATTATGGCGTATCCTACATGGGCAACAAAAAATACATCCAGGGTTTCAGGATTTTTTATGGGATAAGATAG
- a CDS encoding ligand-binding sensor domain-containing protein codes for MRKSLLITFLLFCVAPLLARAVDIKSVGVPYVQNYTKTMYQSGNQNWSITRDEHGIMYFGNAQGLLAFDGKYWQQHHMPNGLIVRSVSADGKGKIYVGAYGEFGYWADDNKGILKYNSLVNLVPAKYKPINEEIWKIYIDGGRIIFQSFGSIYIYSKGKINVIKTPSPYLFMFKAANRFFIEQVSVGLFELKDNKLVFVPGSNILGPSGVLSMLPFQKNKFIIGTAQNGLFIYDGQTIKPWANQANDFLKTYQLNNGALIAGKYVAYGTILNGVVVIDTAGNLIQHINKASGLQNNTVLSLYTDSEQNLWAGLDNGIDRIEVNSPLYFYFDKTGKFGTVYSSIIFDNKIYLGTNQGLFYSDWVPENNNKLFQSFDFKLIPGSQGQVWELTLQDGRLLCGHNDGTYQVNGSTITKISTITGGWTTKKFGADKLIQGNYTGLAILRKDVLGNWIFDHKVEGFGEPSRYVEQDSKGQIWVSHAYKGIYKLTLSADLKKVTSKVYYDSRYGLPGSYNVNVFDLDNRVVFTSDSGFYVYDDITDRFFKYTQLNKKLGTFATSSKIIKAIGKKYWFINQGRVALADFSVPGKLSIDTNRFSILNGQMVQHYETINRINASTYLISIDDGFVILNDEDALLPNKISIPQVLIRQVENITDKVYVISEDGSGLNDIEIPYAQNNIRISYSLPYYKQAKIKFQYYLEGYSRQWSDWTQQSQKEFTNLDQGTYHFKVRAKINDQNVSSITSLTFIILPPWYAGKPAMLFYALLLLLFYYLVRYYYRLKLKRHQLHIHEKLQREKEEFLKQEAVANEQHIISIKNEQLQADLASKSRELANSAMNLVYKNELLQKISEEILHLKDGSGKKLADDQLRRIQKVIDEGMNDERDWNIFEKSFNEAHENFFKKLKSDHPDLVPNDLKLCAYLRMNMSSKEMASLLNISLRGVEIRRYRLRKKLNLEHDKNLVEFLIEL; via the coding sequence ATGCGTAAATCGTTACTGATTACTTTCCTGTTGTTTTGTGTTGCTCCCCTACTTGCGCGCGCGGTGGATATCAAAAGCGTAGGTGTGCCTTATGTACAAAATTACACCAAGACGATGTACCAGTCTGGCAATCAAAACTGGAGCATTACGCGTGATGAACATGGCATTATGTATTTTGGCAATGCCCAGGGTTTACTTGCCTTTGATGGTAAATACTGGCAGCAACATCATATGCCCAACGGCTTAATCGTTCGTTCGGTATCGGCCGATGGCAAAGGCAAAATTTATGTTGGGGCTTATGGCGAATTTGGTTACTGGGCCGATGATAACAAGGGAATTTTAAAATACAACTCGCTGGTAAACCTGGTCCCGGCAAAGTATAAACCCATAAATGAAGAAATCTGGAAGATCTATATTGATGGCGGGCGCATTATTTTCCAGTCGTTTGGGTCAATATACATTTATTCCAAAGGAAAAATCAACGTCATAAAAACACCCAGCCCTTACCTGTTTATGTTTAAGGCTGCTAATCGTTTTTTTATCGAACAGGTTTCGGTTGGACTGTTTGAGCTTAAGGATAACAAGCTGGTTTTTGTACCCGGCAGCAATATATTGGGACCAAGCGGCGTGTTATCAATGTTGCCGTTCCAAAAAAACAAATTCATCATTGGCACTGCCCAAAATGGTTTGTTCATTTACGACGGGCAAACCATAAAACCCTGGGCAAACCAGGCCAACGATTTTTTAAAAACATACCAGCTTAATAACGGCGCGCTCATAGCCGGTAAATATGTAGCCTACGGTACCATATTAAATGGTGTAGTGGTTATTGATACCGCAGGCAACCTTATTCAGCATATTAACAAGGCAAGTGGCTTGCAAAACAATACCGTTTTAAGTTTATATACCGACAGCGAACAAAACCTTTGGGCGGGTCTCGACAACGGCATCGATCGCATCGAGGTTAACTCGCCATTATACTTTTACTTTGATAAAACAGGCAAATTTGGCACCGTTTACTCCAGTATCATTTTTGATAATAAAATTTACCTGGGTACAAACCAGGGGCTTTTTTACAGTGATTGGGTTCCCGAAAACAACAACAAGCTTTTCCAGTCGTTTGATTTTAAACTTATCCCCGGCTCGCAAGGCCAGGTTTGGGAACTTACACTGCAGGATGGGCGCCTGCTTTGCGGCCATAACGATGGCACCTACCAGGTAAACGGCAGTACCATAACCAAAATATCCACTATAACCGGCGGCTGGACAACCAAAAAATTTGGCGCTGATAAACTCATCCAGGGAAACTATACAGGCCTGGCAATTTTGAGAAAAGATGTATTGGGCAACTGGATATTTGACCATAAAGTAGAAGGTTTTGGCGAACCATCGCGGTATGTTGAACAGGATAGCAAAGGACAAATTTGGGTAAGCCATGCTTACAAAGGCATTTATAAACTAACCTTAAGCGCCGACCTGAAAAAGGTAACTTCAAAGGTATATTACGATAGCCGGTATGGCCTGCCCGGCAGCTACAATGTAAATGTGTTTGACCTTGATAACCGGGTTGTGTTTACTTCCGATTCGGGCTTTTATGTTTATGATGATATTACCGACCGTTTTTTTAAATACACGCAACTTAATAAAAAGCTGGGCACATTTGCCACCTCAAGCAAAATCATCAAAGCCATAGGCAAAAAATACTGGTTTATAAATCAGGGCCGTGTAGCCCTGGCCGACTTTTCGGTGCCGGGCAAGCTGAGTATTGATACCAACCGTTTCAGCATTCTTAACGGGCAAATGGTGCAGCACTATGAAACTATTAACCGTATTAATGCATCAACTTACCTTATTAGTATTGATGATGGTTTCGTGATTCTTAATGATGAGGATGCTTTACTCCCCAATAAAATCAGCATTCCGCAGGTACTCATACGGCAGGTTGAGAATATTACCGACAAGGTTTATGTAATAAGCGAAGATGGCAGCGGCCTTAACGACATAGAAATACCGTATGCGCAAAACAACATTCGCATTTCCTACTCACTACCGTATTATAAACAGGCTAAAATAAAATTTCAATATTACCTGGAAGGCTATTCGCGCCAATGGAGCGACTGGACACAACAGAGCCAAAAAGAGTTTACCAACCTTGATCAGGGCACCTACCATTTTAAGGTACGCGCTAAAATAAACGATCAAAACGTATCTTCAATCACCTCATTAACCTTCATTATTTTGCCGCCGTGGTATGCCGGCAAACCTGCCATGCTGTTTTATGCTTTGTTGCTGTTATTGTTTTATTATCTGGTGAGGTACTATTACCGCCTGAAATTAAAACGCCACCAGTTGCACATTCACGAAAAGTTGCAGCGCGAAAAGGAAGAGTTTTTAAAACAAGAGGCCGTTGCGAACGAGCAGCATATCATCAGCATAAAAAATGAACAGCTACAGGCAGATCTGGCAAGCAAAAGCCGGGAGTTGGCCAATTCGGCCATGAACCTGGTTTACAAAAACGAATTGCTGCAAAAAATCAGCGAAGAAATACTACACCTTAAAGATGGCTCTGGCAAAAAACTGGCCGACGACCAGCTGCGGCGCATTCAAAAGGTTATCGACGAAGGCATGAATGACGAGCGCGACTGGAACATTTTTGAAAAAAGTTTTAACGAAGCCCACGAAAACTTTTTCAAAAAACTAAAATCAGACCACCCCGACCTGGTGCCAAACGACCTTAAACTTTGCGCCTACCTGCGCATGAATATGAGTAGTAAGGAAATGGCTTCCCTTTTAAACATCTCGCTGCGTGGCGTCGAAATAAGGCGCTACCGCCTGCGTAAAAAGCTCAACCTGGAGCACGATAAAAACCTGGTGGAGTTTCTCATCGAGCTATAA
- a CDS encoding type II toxin-antitoxin system VapC family toxin, whose translation MIYKRLFLDSDVLLDMFLKRESFFFYTQILLIESEKRKLELKTSSLVIANINYILRKQIGISTTKESIKKLAGSIDILPFEKDAIDFALASNIVDFEDAIQCFIAKKSNCDLIITRNIKDYKNSLIPVLTADQFLRTL comes from the coding sequence ATGATCTATAAACGCCTATTCTTAGATAGTGATGTTTTATTGGATATGTTTTTAAAAAGGGAGTCGTTTTTCTTTTACACTCAAATTTTGTTAATTGAGAGTGAAAAAAGAAAACTCGAATTGAAAACATCGTCGTTGGTAATTGCAAACATAAATTATATATTAAGAAAGCAGATAGGCATATCTACAACTAAAGAAAGCATAAAGAAATTAGCCGGATCAATCGATATATTGCCATTTGAAAAAGATGCTATAGATTTTGCTTTAGCAAGTAACATTGTCGATTTTGAAGACGCGATTCAATGTTTTATTGCTAAGAAGAGTAACTGTGATTTAATTATCACCCGTAATATAAAAGACTATAAGAACTCCTTGATCCCGGTTTTAACAGCCGACCAATTTT
- the trhO gene encoding oxygen-dependent tRNA uridine(34) hydroxylase TrhO, with amino-acid sequence MAIYNTLLYYCYSTIADAEQFAADHLKFCKSLGLTGRIIVAEEGLNGTVSGTAEACKTYMDTVHADERFAGIDFKVDEVTEPSFVKMHCRYKAEIVYSGLRDPNVINPQQQTGKHLEPKEFMAMKDRDDVVVLDVRSNYEHSLGKFKNAVTLDIENFRDFPAMINELAKYKDKKILTYCTGGIKCEKASALLLHEGFPEVYQLHGGIIKYGKEAGGQDFEGKCYVFDNRLSVDVNSVNPVVISTCRNCGTITPKMINCANPECNEHFTQCDECGTNLEGCCSEACQSHPRKRVYDGTGYYVKVPQPVNTNKRNNLQLAD; translated from the coding sequence ATGGCAATATATAATACACTACTGTACTATTGTTATTCAACGATAGCCGATGCGGAGCAATTTGCTGCCGATCATTTAAAATTTTGTAAAAGCTTAGGTTTAACCGGCCGCATTATTGTAGCCGAAGAAGGGCTTAATGGTACTGTATCCGGCACCGCCGAAGCGTGTAAAACCTATATGGATACGGTACATGCCGATGAGCGCTTTGCCGGTATCGACTTTAAGGTTGACGAAGTTACCGAACCCTCATTTGTAAAAATGCACTGCCGCTACAAAGCCGAGATCGTTTACTCGGGCCTGCGCGACCCTAACGTCATCAACCCGCAGCAGCAAACGGGCAAGCACCTGGAGCCAAAAGAATTTATGGCGATGAAAGACCGTGATGATGTGGTTGTTTTGGATGTACGGTCAAACTACGAACATTCGTTAGGCAAATTCAAAAATGCGGTAACACTTGATATCGAAAACTTCAGGGATTTCCCGGCCATGATTAACGAGCTGGCCAAATACAAAGATAAAAAGATCCTGACCTATTGCACTGGCGGCATTAAATGCGAAAAAGCATCGGCACTGTTGCTGCATGAAGGCTTCCCCGAAGTTTACCAGCTACATGGGGGTATCATTAAATATGGTAAAGAAGCCGGCGGCCAGGATTTTGAGGGCAAATGCTATGTATTTGATAACCGCCTTTCAGTTGATGTAAACAGCGTGAACCCGGTAGTAATATCAACCTGCCGCAATTGTGGTACAATCACCCCAAAAATGATCAATTGTGCCAACCCCGAGTGCAACGAACATTTTACCCAGTGCGATGAATGTGGCACCAACCTGGAAGGTTGCTGCAGCGAAGCCTGCCAAAGCCATCCACGCAAAAGGGTTTATGATGGTACTGGCTACTATGTAAAGGTACCGCAACCGGTAAATACCAATAAAAGGAATAACCTGCAACTGGCGGATTAA
- the kbl gene encoding glycine C-acetyltransferase, whose amino-acid sequence MYNTLQPVLQQELEAIENAGLYKKERIITSPQGADITVQGGQEVINFCANNYLGLSGNAKVIQAAKDTMDTHGYGLSSVRFICGTQDIHKELEKKIAEFLGTEDTILYAAAFDANGGVFEPLFNEQDAIISDELNHASIIDGVRLCKAQRQRYKHDDMADLEEKLKSTESCRHRIIVTDGAFSMDGTIAQLDKICALAEQYNALVMIDESHCSGFMGKTGRGTHEHHQVMGKIDIITGTLGKALGGASGGFTSGRKEIIDMLRQRSRPYLFSNTLAPAITGASIAVLDMLSETTQLRDKLENNTQYFRQKMTEAGFDIKPGVHPIVPVMLYEAKLAQEFAAKMLEEGIYVIGFYYPVVPQGKARIRVQISAAHDMHHLDKAIAAFTKVGKELGVIK is encoded by the coding sequence ATGTACAATACATTACAACCGGTTTTACAGCAGGAATTGGAAGCTATTGAAAATGCAGGCTTATATAAAAAAGAACGGATTATTACATCGCCGCAGGGTGCGGATATTACCGTACAGGGCGGGCAGGAAGTAATAAACTTTTGTGCCAACAATTATCTTGGTTTATCCGGTAACGCTAAAGTTATCCAGGCGGCTAAGGATACAATGGATACACATGGTTACGGTTTATCATCTGTACGGTTTATTTGCGGTACCCAGGATATTCATAAAGAACTTGAAAAAAAGATAGCCGAATTTTTAGGCACCGAAGATACCATCTTATATGCCGCGGCGTTTGACGCCAACGGCGGTGTTTTTGAGCCATTGTTTAATGAGCAGGATGCTATTATATCCGACGAGTTGAACCATGCATCTATCATCGATGGTGTCCGCCTTTGCAAGGCCCAGCGTCAGCGTTATAAGCATGACGACATGGCCGACCTGGAAGAAAAGCTGAAGTCCACCGAAAGCTGCCGTCATCGTATTATTGTAACCGATGGTGCATTCAGCATGGATGGGACCATTGCACAGCTTGATAAAATTTGTGCCCTGGCCGAACAATACAATGCTTTGGTAATGATTGACGAAAGCCATTGCAGCGGTTTTATGGGAAAAACCGGTCGCGGTACGCACGAACACCACCAGGTAATGGGTAAAATAGATATTATTACGGGTACTTTGGGTAAAGCTTTGGGTGGTGCATCCGGCGGTTTTACATCGGGACGTAAAGAGATTATTGATATGTTGCGCCAGCGCTCGCGCCCATACCTGTTTTCAAACACATTGGCGCCTGCTATTACCGGCGCTTCAATAGCGGTTTTGGATATGTTGAGCGAAACTACCCAGCTACGCGACAAGCTGGAAAACAACACGCAATACTTCCGTCAAAAAATGACCGAAGCCGGTTTTGACATTAAACCGGGCGTACACCCCATTGTACCGGTTATGCTTTACGAAGCCAAGTTGGCACAGGAGTTTGCCGCCAAAATGCTGGAAGAGGGGATTTATGTGATAGGCTTTTATTACCCGGTGGTTCCGCAAGGCAAGGCTCGTATCCGGGTGCAGATTTCTGCTGCGCATGATATGCATCATTTGGATAAGGCTATTGCTGCATTTACCAAGGTGGGCAAGGAGTTGGGAGTGATTAAATAA